A portion of the Paenibacillus marchantiae genome contains these proteins:
- a CDS encoding carbohydrate ABC transporter permease yields the protein MYYKTKGYRIFSVANYIFLGVLSLLCILPIIHILAVSFSSMAPASSNLVSFWPIGFTTDAYVKTFGNSNFINSLMVSVKRTVIATIIGMVIMLITAFPLSKEDISFKGRSMYTWFFVFTILFSGGLIPSYILIQKLGLMDTIWALILPGALSVWNVILMMNFFRGLPKELEEAAYLDGAGHIKTLVLVYIPLSLPAIATLSLFTMVYQWNSWFDGMIYMSDVKNYPLASLLQTIIVQQDLSKINVDPSMLENVSQRTVRAAQIFIGALPILLVYPFLQRFFVKGIVIGAVKE from the coding sequence TTGTATTACAAAACAAAAGGGTATCGAATATTCAGTGTTGCCAATTATATTTTTCTCGGAGTGTTATCGCTGCTCTGCATATTACCTATCATTCATATTTTGGCTGTTTCGTTCAGCAGCATGGCACCGGCCTCTTCCAATCTGGTCAGCTTCTGGCCCATCGGGTTTACGACTGATGCCTATGTGAAGACGTTTGGCAATTCGAACTTTATCAACTCCTTGATGGTCTCGGTCAAACGTACTGTAATTGCTACCATTATCGGGATGGTCATTATGCTGATTACGGCCTTTCCGTTATCAAAGGAAGATATTAGTTTTAAGGGTCGCTCGATGTACACGTGGTTCTTTGTTTTCACGATTTTATTCAGCGGCGGTCTTATACCGAGTTATATTCTGATCCAGAAACTCGGTTTGATGGATACGATCTGGGCGCTTATTCTGCCGGGAGCATTGTCCGTGTGGAATGTCATACTCATGATGAACTTCTTTCGGGGGTTGCCTAAGGAACTGGAGGAGGCGGCTTATCTGGATGGCGCGGGTCATATCAAAACCCTGGTGTTGGTCTACATCCCGCTGTCCCTTCCGGCAATCGCCACACTGTCCTTGTTCACCATGGTGTATCAATGGAACTCCTGGTTCGACGGCATGATCTATATGTCGGATGTTAAAAATTATCCACTAGCTTCGCTGCTTCAGACGATTATCGTGCAACAAGACCTCAGTAAAATCAATGTGGACCCGTCCATGCTGGAGAACGTCTCCCAGCGTACGGTTCGCGCGGCACAGATCTTTATCGGCGCATTGCCTATTTTGCTGGTCTATCCATTTTTGCAACGCTTTTTCGTGAAAGGAATCGTCATTGGGGCAGTGAAAGAATAG
- a CDS encoding TetR/AcrR family transcriptional regulator: protein MTKRISLSRELVLEQGLKISSELGFDKLTYNGLARSLSIQPQSLYRYVSNLEDLKSGVVAIYIKGLVDLIYHELLAYSGKDALRKFALCVISYSQSKLTFPEMVGGLAEFSYTEAVSQQMEHLHNILVELIKAITKDQSKIEQNEQLFLSYVLGHLQLMNNGIAPKKVNIQQNFEENIERLFSLF from the coding sequence ATGACAAAGAGAATTAGTTTATCAAGAGAACTTGTCCTTGAACAAGGCTTAAAAATCAGCAGTGAACTGGGCTTTGATAAGCTGACCTACAACGGGTTGGCCCGTTCATTATCCATTCAGCCACAGTCGTTATATCGGTATGTAAGTAATTTGGAGGATTTAAAAAGTGGAGTTGTAGCTATCTACATAAAGGGCTTGGTCGACTTAATCTACCATGAATTATTAGCGTACTCTGGAAAAGACGCGTTACGTAAATTTGCATTATGCGTAATTTCATATTCACAATCTAAACTCACATTCCCAGAAATGGTTGGAGGACTGGCTGAATTCAGCTATACCGAAGCCGTTTCGCAACAAATGGAACATTTGCATAACATTTTAGTTGAACTTATTAAAGCCATTACAAAAGATCAATCAAAGATTGAACAAAATGAACAATTATTTCTGAGTTATGTACTTGGACATCTGCAACTCATGAATAATGGGATTGCTCCGAAAAAAGTAAATATTCAACAAAACTTTGAAGAGAACATTGAACGATTATTCTCGTTATTTTAA
- a CDS encoding ABC transporter permease: MMLVPAVLLAVVFQYIPMGGIVIAFQDFKPYLGFSESKWVGWDNFKYLFLYPDVGQVIWNTLIIAFFKIVAGLVAPFLFAILLNEVRLVAFKRVSQTLVYLPHFLSWVILGGILLDILSPQGGMVNRLIVALGGDPIFFLGDGTWFRITLIISDIWKEFGFGTIVFLASLAGINPSLYEAAEVDGANRFKQTLHITIPALMPITIVLMTLSIGNILNAGFDQVFNLYNPLVYDKGDIIDTFVYRLGILNGKMSFATAVGLFKSVVATILIVISYRLAYKMANYRVF; this comes from the coding sequence ATGATGCTCGTTCCGGCGGTTTTGCTGGCCGTAGTATTTCAGTACATACCAATGGGTGGGATTGTTATCGCTTTCCAGGATTTCAAACCCTACCTTGGATTTTCAGAATCCAAATGGGTGGGTTGGGACAATTTTAAATATTTGTTTTTATATCCCGATGTCGGCCAAGTAATCTGGAACACCTTAATCATTGCTTTTTTCAAAATTGTCGCAGGATTGGTCGCACCATTTCTTTTCGCAATCTTGTTAAACGAAGTCCGTTTGGTCGCTTTTAAAAGAGTAAGCCAAACACTCGTTTATCTGCCTCACTTCCTCTCTTGGGTTATCTTGGGCGGGATTTTGCTTGACATCCTTTCTCCGCAAGGAGGCATGGTGAACAGGCTTATTGTTGCACTGGGAGGGGACCCGATATTTTTCCTGGGGGATGGGACATGGTTTCGCATAACACTTATAATTAGTGATATTTGGAAAGAATTCGGCTTTGGAACAATCGTGTTTTTGGCCTCTCTCGCAGGAATAAATCCTTCATTGTATGAAGCAGCAGAAGTGGATGGAGCCAACCGGTTCAAGCAGACTCTGCATATTACCATTCCTGCGCTGATGCCGATCACCATAGTACTTATGACACTCTCCATCGGAAACATTCTGAATGCAGGATTCGATCAGGTGTTCAACCTGTACAATCCACTTGTTTATGACAAAGGAGACATTATCGATACCTTCGTATATCGACTCGGTATCCTGAACGGCAAGATGAGTTTTGCCACAGCGGTAGGGTTGTTCAAATCCGTGGTTGCAACCATTTTGATTGTTATCTCATACCGACTCGCTTATAAAATGGCTAACTACCGAGTGTTCTAG
- a CDS encoding response regulator yields MLQILLVDDERSVVETLAETIPWESCGISVVHEALSGDVALEIMENHDIDIVITDIRMPEMSGIALITAIHERWPHVQTILLSGYADFEYAKQAIAKESFDYLLKPVSDEDLIETMQRLVDRIKKKWETAASYQRALNAFQDNLPLLQSTMLHELLTGKTYSSAVLADKLELLELPYSIDEDLGMLVIRMEEHLSEMAHSDLSLMEYAICNIISEVTHNHFHIWHTRDVHDYLVVLVSVKHSGAKNFNKDEKPQTLLEHYAAQIQTNVQLYLKGAISISVSRWGKFPYEIGEIYEGAVRSMRKRMGQTQGLFVTASDETDVHPLPAIRSLYKPPTLISLLEAGRFDDVEQKIEVIFEELLHSGEHHDIVETTIEVYHALAGAFAYIIHKNGKQISTLLPAETYRYFQAPSYGTAQQLKDWSIRTLHYISEDAEQELKDNHSTIVRSVKSFVDLHLASDVSLPAIADHVHLHPVYLSKVYKAETGEALTAYVYRLRMEKAAYYLRTSGAKVFEIADLVGYNNTAYFIRVFKKFYDLTPQDYRENLPV; encoded by the coding sequence ATGTTACAGATTTTATTAGTCGACGATGAACGTTCGGTCGTGGAGACATTAGCCGAAACCATTCCATGGGAAAGCTGCGGAATCAGTGTAGTCCACGAAGCGTTATCTGGTGATGTAGCGCTGGAGATTATGGAGAATCACGACATAGATATCGTAATTACGGACATACGTATGCCGGAGATGTCTGGTATCGCCCTTATTACGGCAATCCACGAACGATGGCCGCATGTGCAGACCATCCTTTTGTCAGGATACGCCGATTTTGAATATGCGAAGCAGGCTATTGCAAAAGAAAGCTTTGATTATTTGCTGAAACCGGTGAGCGATGAAGACCTGATCGAAACCATGCAGCGTCTCGTGGACCGGATCAAGAAAAAGTGGGAAACCGCGGCGTCATACCAACGGGCATTAAATGCTTTTCAGGATAACCTGCCTTTATTGCAATCCACTATGCTTCATGAATTGCTGACGGGTAAAACCTATTCCTCAGCAGTGCTGGCAGACAAGCTCGAGCTGCTGGAACTACCCTACTCGATTGATGAAGATCTAGGTATGCTGGTCATACGTATGGAGGAACACTTGTCCGAAATGGCACACAGCGACCTCTCATTAATGGAATATGCCATATGCAATATCATTAGCGAAGTGACGCATAATCATTTTCATATCTGGCACACACGAGATGTTCATGATTATCTTGTCGTCCTGGTCAGCGTCAAACATTCCGGCGCCAAGAATTTTAACAAGGATGAGAAGCCGCAAACGCTGCTGGAGCATTATGCGGCCCAAATTCAAACGAACGTGCAGTTGTACTTGAAAGGCGCCATCTCCATCTCGGTTTCCCGTTGGGGCAAGTTTCCTTACGAAATTGGAGAAATATATGAGGGTGCCGTAAGGTCCATGCGAAAGCGGATGGGTCAAACACAAGGTTTGTTCGTGACGGCTTCGGATGAAACGGATGTCCATCCACTGCCAGCAATCCGTTCTCTCTACAAGCCGCCAACACTCATTAGTCTGTTGGAAGCCGGACGTTTCGACGATGTGGAACAGAAAATCGAGGTGATTTTTGAAGAGCTGCTGCATTCGGGAGAGCATCATGATATCGTGGAGACGACGATTGAAGTGTACCATGCCTTAGCCGGGGCCTTTGCTTATATAATCCACAAAAACGGGAAGCAGATCTCTACCCTCCTGCCCGCTGAAACATATCGGTATTTTCAAGCACCAAGTTATGGTACCGCACAGCAGTTGAAAGACTGGTCCATCCGGACACTCCATTACATAAGCGAAGATGCTGAACAAGAGCTGAAGGACAATCACAGCACCATCGTCCGCAGTGTCAAAAGCTTTGTGGACCTGCACCTGGCTTCAGACGTATCCTTGCCAGCGATTGCAGATCATGTTCACCTGCATCCTGTTTACTTATCCAAAGTCTATAAGGCAGAGACTGGAGAAGCCCTTACAGCATATGTATATCGATTACGAATGGAAAAAGCGGCTTATTATTTGCGGACGTCAGGCGCGAAGGTATTCGAAATAGCCGATCTTGTCGGATATAACAATACTGCATATTTCATACGTGTTTTCAAAAAGTTCTATGACCTTACTCCGCAAGATTACAGGGAGAATCTACCCGTCTGA
- a CDS encoding sensor histidine kinase produces MLTRLNVFTKITLLFVILLILVLFLYTYSNRESVRVIKHEIQNNTMNHLSTFADSVESNIYQLSLYGMSIGQDSSIQEYQRPDYKDIPYERVKVGSAILEKMNLYNAASKWHSTITLYFPRLHKVISTDYYAFIPYREDEFTEPLSKSWTYTHNQFEWYTTEPTTAIGKPGKARLITKISFPVRHLTAMLDQNKLNNKGDPFMFHPEFGLITNSSGKDTLNAVQFKMQEANLQAKGGFTTKMNQTEYYVSYIQSDSLGWYYVDYVPMQQILRPITSSRNLFYASIAVLIAMSVVVLYVLYRSVQLPLLQLVKGTNRLSTGDFSVRLHHSSRNEFSLLFARFNIMAQRIQELIENVYEEKLRSREATLKQLQSQINPHFLYNCLFYIKNMARMKNEKAVVAMALNLGEYYRYITRSENDQATIKEELTMVKNYLEIQSLRLERMHFTIDVPHDILDRTVPRLTLQPIIENAIIHGIEPRIEDGEISIHAIYKNDMYTITVEDSGLGMTDDQLDQLRSNLHKPLNGNMGCGTWNVHQRLYFLYGEGAGLTYEHSTMGGVKVSITWHDNTNE; encoded by the coding sequence TTGCTCACCCGTTTGAATGTCTTTACCAAAATTACGCTGCTGTTTGTGATACTGCTTATTCTGGTTCTGTTTCTCTACACATACTCCAACAGAGAAAGCGTGCGTGTTATCAAACACGAGATTCAGAACAACACCATGAATCACTTGTCAACCTTTGCCGATTCTGTAGAATCCAATATATACCAACTATCCCTCTACGGAATGTCTATCGGACAGGATTCCAGCATTCAGGAGTACCAGCGCCCGGATTACAAGGATATCCCCTATGAACGTGTCAAAGTCGGAAGTGCCATTTTGGAAAAAATGAATCTCTACAACGCGGCCAGCAAATGGCATTCGACTATCACGTTGTATTTTCCGCGTCTGCATAAAGTGATTTCAACGGACTATTATGCATTCATCCCGTACAGGGAAGATGAATTTACAGAACCGCTCTCGAAGTCATGGACGTATACCCATAATCAGTTTGAGTGGTATACTACGGAGCCAACTACAGCGATTGGCAAGCCGGGCAAGGCCAGATTAATTACCAAAATCAGCTTCCCTGTGCGTCACTTGACTGCCATGCTGGATCAGAACAAATTAAACAACAAAGGTGATCCCTTCATGTTTCATCCTGAGTTCGGCTTAATTACCAACAGCAGCGGAAAGGACACCCTGAATGCTGTCCAATTCAAGATGCAAGAGGCGAATTTACAGGCAAAAGGAGGATTCACCACCAAGATGAATCAAACGGAATACTATGTCTCGTATATTCAATCCGACAGTCTGGGATGGTACTATGTAGACTATGTTCCTATGCAGCAGATCCTAAGACCGATTACGAGCAGCCGTAACCTTTTTTACGCATCAATTGCTGTTCTGATCGCCATGAGCGTTGTTGTGTTGTATGTGCTGTATCGGAGTGTGCAACTCCCGCTTCTTCAGTTGGTGAAAGGGACGAATCGATTGTCGACCGGAGACTTTTCCGTTCGCCTGCATCATTCCTCACGCAATGAATTCAGCCTGTTATTTGCACGATTCAACATCATGGCACAACGAATCCAGGAGTTGATTGAGAATGTGTACGAAGAAAAACTGAGGAGTCGCGAAGCCACGCTGAAACAGCTTCAATCTCAGATTAACCCGCATTTTCTCTACAATTGCCTCTTCTACATCAAGAACATGGCCAGGATGAAAAATGAAAAAGCAGTCGTAGCAATGGCTCTGAATCTGGGCGAGTATTATCGATACATAACAAGGTCTGAGAATGATCAGGCAACGATCAAGGAAGAACTGACGATGGTCAAAAACTATCTGGAGATCCAGTCGCTAAGGTTGGAACGAATGCATTTTACAATCGACGTGCCCCATGATATTTTAGATAGGACCGTGCCCAGGTTGACGCTCCAGCCCATTATTGAGAACGCTATCATTCACGGGATTGAGCCCCGAATAGAAGACGGCGAGATCAGCATTCATGCAATTTACAAGAACGATATGTATACGATAACGGTCGAAGACAGTGGTCTTGGTATGACCGATGACCAACTCGATCAATTGAGGAGCAACCTTCACAAACCGCTCAACGGAAACATGGGTTGTGGTACCTGGAATGTCCATCAACGTTTGTATTTTCTGTATGGTGAAGGAGCAGGTCTGACTTATGAGCATTCGACCATGGGCGGAGTGAAAGTCAGCATCACATGGCACGACAATACCAACGAGTAG
- a CDS encoding extracellular solute-binding protein, which translates to MDTSKKKRIGSLALAGMFALSAVLSGCSSSGPSKEAEPSAPSTALELKDGKYDPPVSITYLRPWGPDVKFKSGEDQDNNVHTRWAKDKLGIELKNQWVSPSTNNAFETKLRLSLASNAEMPDIISYRGEFNLVRELIETGKFVDAGELFDKYASDAWKSAVNEDPSVWYPYMQDGKRIGIPILDYAYNGDPVMWVREDWMKKFNLKAPETLSDLEVIMETFTNKDPDGNGKKDTFGLTIGFKNWINTWMSDAGWIFGAYGTMPNQWNLTADGKLEYGSVTPGAKEALATLQDWMSKGYIPEEAGVYDETKAAEEFTAGKAGIVVGPHWMPSWPLEDVKKNYPEAEYKAYPIPAGPEGKAGRHGTSNGNGVILINKDMKNPETFFTYQNYLFDHYANPPEGDEFEHGFAEGYDWVMVDGKPSTDASLTDGYAPEKYTLTFDGARIPNLSMTTLAKLAGGEEATTPFEKKINSGVPAPMLEAAKIVLDQKDIVYSQMFTGAPTMTMQMNNDILAKMEKDMFAQIIYGKTSIDAFDSFVEKWKSSGGDQITQEVNEWYQSVTSGK; encoded by the coding sequence TTGGACACTAGCAAAAAGAAACGAATAGGTAGTTTGGCGCTGGCAGGGATGTTCGCGTTGTCAGCCGTCCTGAGTGGATGCAGTAGCAGCGGGCCGAGCAAAGAAGCTGAGCCAAGTGCACCAAGTACTGCATTGGAATTGAAGGATGGAAAATATGATCCGCCAGTGAGCATCACATATTTGCGGCCGTGGGGACCAGATGTGAAGTTCAAGTCGGGAGAGGATCAGGACAACAACGTTCATACCCGATGGGCAAAAGACAAGCTGGGGATTGAACTGAAAAATCAGTGGGTATCTCCGTCCACCAATAACGCTTTTGAAACGAAGCTGCGTCTGTCGCTTGCTTCCAATGCAGAAATGCCAGACATTATTTCGTATCGCGGCGAGTTCAATCTGGTGCGTGAGTTGATCGAAACCGGCAAGTTTGTCGATGCCGGCGAATTATTTGATAAATATGCGAGCGATGCATGGAAATCAGCTGTGAATGAAGATCCTTCCGTGTGGTATCCTTACATGCAGGACGGTAAACGAATCGGTATTCCCATTCTGGATTATGCTTACAACGGAGACCCAGTCATGTGGGTTCGGGAAGACTGGATGAAGAAATTTAATCTGAAGGCACCCGAAACATTAAGTGATCTTGAGGTTATTATGGAAACGTTTACAAATAAAGACCCGGATGGAAACGGAAAAAAGGATACGTTCGGACTGACGATCGGATTCAAGAACTGGATAAATACTTGGATGTCTGATGCAGGCTGGATTTTTGGAGCTTATGGCACGATGCCGAATCAGTGGAACCTGACCGCAGACGGAAAGCTTGAATACGGCTCGGTGACGCCAGGCGCCAAAGAGGCTCTTGCTACATTGCAAGATTGGATGAGCAAGGGGTATATTCCTGAAGAAGCGGGCGTATATGATGAGACCAAGGCTGCTGAAGAGTTTACTGCAGGCAAAGCAGGTATCGTCGTGGGGCCTCACTGGATGCCGTCATGGCCGCTGGAGGACGTGAAGAAAAATTATCCTGAAGCTGAATACAAGGCGTATCCGATTCCAGCCGGACCTGAGGGCAAAGCAGGCAGACATGGTACATCTAATGGTAACGGCGTGATCCTGATTAACAAGGATATGAAGAACCCGGAAACATTTTTCACGTACCAAAATTATCTGTTTGATCATTATGCCAATCCGCCGGAGGGCGATGAATTCGAACATGGCTTCGCCGAAGGATATGATTGGGTAATGGTAGATGGTAAACCTTCTACGGATGCAAGCCTTACAGACGGTTATGCTCCTGAGAAATACACGTTGACCTTTGACGGAGCACGAATTCCGAATTTGAGCATGACAACGCTAGCGAAGCTTGCCGGCGGCGAAGAGGCCACGACGCCTTTCGAGAAAAAAATCAATTCTGGAGTACCGGCACCGATGCTGGAGGCAGCCAAGATTGTTTTGGATCAAAAGGACATTGTTTACAGCCAGATGTTCACTGGCGCTCCTACGATGACCATGCAGATGAACAATGATATTTTAGCCAAGATGGAGAAGGACATGTTTGCTCAAATTATCTATGGCAAAACTTCGATTGACGCATTTGACTCCTTTGTTGAGAAGTGGAAATCTTCTGGCGGGGATCAGATCACGCAGGAAGTGAACGAGTGGTATCAGTCTGTAACCAGCGGAAAATAA
- a CDS encoding alpha/beta fold hydrolase: protein MSRLQVNGANLHYETVGQGPVLLFIPGANGTGDIYTGTAKFLKSRYTVVTYDRRGYGQSELTSPLPEDAHNPHSTYRLETDANDVAALAEHLSDEPIYILGSSSGAIVAMETLQDHPDIVKKIAFHEPPINTFLADSAEWAAMNDKIVETFQTEGMAAAMKLFAEAMHTVPMDTQMMAKPAVSIENVDNPVVKGMVDWFKYEIRQYTSRKIDINKLTEQKAKIVLFNGTDSVGSFPQDVVKDLSEKLGLPIHSIAGAHLGYAQKPQEFAHTLEELFV, encoded by the coding sequence ATGAGCAGATTACAAGTTAATGGTGCCAATTTACATTATGAAACAGTGGGCCAAGGTCCTGTTCTCCTCTTTATTCCGGGAGCTAATGGCACTGGGGATATTTATACGGGCACCGCAAAATTTCTAAAAAGCCGATATACTGTGGTAACATATGACCGCCGTGGCTACGGACAGAGTGAATTAACATCACCGTTGCCAGAAGATGCTCACAATCCACATAGCACGTACCGTCTTGAAACCGACGCTAATGATGTAGCAGCTTTGGCAGAACATCTAAGTGATGAACCTATATATATTTTAGGCAGCAGTTCAGGAGCAATTGTCGCAATGGAAACCTTGCAAGACCATCCTGATATTGTTAAAAAAATTGCATTCCATGAACCGCCTATTAACACATTTTTGGCTGATTCCGCAGAATGGGCAGCAATGAATGATAAAATAGTTGAAACTTTTCAAACAGAGGGAATGGCAGCAGCCATGAAACTATTCGCTGAAGCTATGCATACCGTTCCGATGGATACCCAGATGATGGCTAAGCCAGCAGTTTCGATTGAAAATGTTGATAATCCCGTGGTTAAAGGAATGGTTGATTGGTTCAAATATGAAATTCGCCAATATACTAGCCGTAAAATCGATATCAACAAGCTGACCGAACAAAAAGCTAAAATTGTCTTATTTAATGGAACAGATTCCGTTGGCTCCTTTCCTCAAGATGTAGTCAAAGACTTATCCGAGAAACTTGGTTTACCGATTCACTCCATCGCAGGCGCTCATTTAGGCTATGCTCAAAAGCCGCAGGAATTTGCTCACACTTTAGAAGAATTGTTTGTTTAA
- the bglS gene encoding beta-glucanase: protein MKRKAWYTLIMSGFVSLFFSVSAFAGYVFWEPLSYFNPSTWQKADGYSNGSMFNCTWRANNVNFTSDGKLRLGLTSSAYNKFDCGEYRSTNNYGYGLYEVSMKPAKNTGIVSSFFTYTGPANGTQWDEIDIEFLGKDTTKVQFNYYTNGVGGHEKIINLGFDASQGFHTYAFDWQPGYIKWYVDGVLKHTATSNIPITPGKIMMNLWNGTGVDDWLGPYNGANPLYAEYDWVKYTSN, encoded by the coding sequence ATGAAAAGAAAGGCATGGTACACATTAATTATGTCAGGATTCGTTTCTTTATTCTTTTCCGTAAGCGCTTTCGCGGGGTATGTGTTCTGGGAGCCGTTAAGTTACTTCAACCCGAGTACGTGGCAAAAAGCAGACGGTTACTCCAATGGTTCAATGTTCAATTGTACTTGGAGGGCTAACAATGTTAATTTTACGAGTGACGGTAAACTCAGGCTCGGCTTAACAAGTTCTGCATACAACAAATTCGATTGCGGGGAATATCGATCAACCAACAATTATGGATATGGTTTGTACGAGGTGAGCATGAAGCCTGCGAAGAATACAGGAATCGTTTCTTCTTTCTTCACCTATACAGGGCCTGCAAATGGCACGCAGTGGGATGAGATTGATATTGAATTCCTGGGAAAAGACACTACGAAAGTCCAGTTCAATTATTATACGAACGGAGTCGGCGGTCATGAGAAGATTATTAATCTTGGCTTTGATGCGTCCCAAGGCTTCCACACGTATGCTTTCGATTGGCAACCAGGTTATATCAAATGGTATGTGGACGGTGTGCTGAAACATACTGCAACGTCCAACATTCCCATTACACCCGGCAAAATCATGATGAACCTCTGGAACGGAACTGGCGTTGACGACTGGCTTGGTCCATATAACGGGGCTAATCCGCTCTACGCTGAATACGATTGGGTGAAATATACGAGTAACTAG
- a CDS encoding TetR-like C-terminal domain-containing protein — protein MWETLYGNNPNAFLKEEDSLVPGQYLAAYIGSAIIGVFQQWLESGTKESPLEMARILTTISINGPFFAAGLKK, from the coding sequence ATGTGGGAAACACTCTATGGAAATAATCCAAATGCTTTTTTAAAGGAAGAAGATTCCCTTGTTCCAGGACAATATTTAGCTGCTTATATCGGAAGTGCGATTATAGGGGTATTTCAACAATGGTTGGAAAGTGGCACGAAAGAATCTCCTCTTGAAATGGCTCGTATCCTAACGACCATTTCGATTAATGGCCCCTTCTTTGCAGCTGGTTTAAAAAAATAA